One Deinococcus gobiensis I-0 genomic window, GGCGGTTTCTTGTTCCGAATTATCGGCATAGCTGGCGGTTTCTTATTCCGATTAGTCGGGAACCCCTCCTCAAATTAATCGGCGGAGTTGGCGGAAACAGGTTCCGAAGACAGTCATCGACTGCGTTTTGTCGTGCAAAACGCGCAACTCGATGTATCCTCTACCCTTCAACCGCGTACCCCCAATTTGCCCTCCCACACGGCCTGGAACCTTTACATCGACCCTTTTGGCTATGACCCTTAGCATGACCTCGTGCCCGACCCCTCTCCAACCCTGCATCCCGCCCAACAAAAGGCCAAGCTCCGACGCCTCATCGGCACCCACGGGGTCTACACGACCGTGCAGCTCGAACGTCTCGGCCTCCTGCGCGCGGCCGAGTGGTTGGGCCTGCGGCAGGTCACCCACACCCGGCGCACCAGCATCGTCCAGCCCTCCAGCGAGCGCGACCTGACCTTCGTGCTCGGCGAGCAGGTCAACGCTCAGTTGCCCGGCCGCGAACTCATGCACAAGGCAGGGGTCGCCGAGGCGTACCTGCGTCTGGAGTTTCGCGACGACCTCCACCACCGCTCCACCCCACCCAAGCTCACGCCGCGCGAACGTCAGGCCATGCCCGACGCCTTCGGCTGTCTCACGGAGCTGAACCCGGTGGACGATTACGCCAAGCATTACCTCCTCGAACTCGACGCCGGATACACCCGCGCCCGCATCCGCCGCAAGCTCCGAGGCTTCGACCAGTTGCCCCTGCTGAAGCCCAGAGACGGCTGGCTCATCTGGGCCACCACAGTGAACCTGCGCGTCGAAACCCTGGTCCCTTTGGTCGCGGCGGAGTACAAGCGCAAGCCCTTCGAGCGCATCGACTGCATCACCTTCCTCTTCGTCGACTTCTGGAGCGCGGGGAACCCGTACGTCCGTGGCCGCCGCTTCACCAAGCTGATGCGTTACGACCTGGACTGTCGGGGACTCGCTCCCAGTTCCGGCAGCGGCAGGTGAATCACGCGCACCATGTTGTCCACCGAGCGCCAGGACATCCGGTCCAGGTACCGCAGGTCTGCCTCGTGCCGCTGCAGGTCTGGCACCGCGATGATCAGCGGGTGCTTCCACGTGTTCACGGACCGGAGGTAGCTCTCCACGAGTCTGCGGAAGCGCTGGCTCCGGAGCCCCCCGTTCGCGACGGTGGCGTAGAGCCGGGGACGGCCCAACACCTCCCGGTGCGTCGCCATGTGGTACCCCGCACCGTGCACCTCCCAGAGGCGTGCGTATTCCTCGTCCGGGACCTGCATGGTCGTGTAGACGATCGCGTCCGAGTACCGGCGCTCGTGTACCGCGCTCTTGTGCCCGTGCCGCTTGTACTGATGGCTGTAGACCCGGTAGCCCTCGCGCTCTAGCAGGAAGCGGGCATCGTTGTGATAGGCCCGGTCGGTCACGGCGTCCGGACCCGTCAGGTGAACAGGATCAAACTCGCTGTACGCTGCTCGCCCCTTGGGGGTGAGCAGGGCGACGGGGCCGTAGAGGGTGTGCATCTCCCGAGCGAGGCCGGCCGCGATGACCTGCGGCAGGGGCGTCCCCTGGAGGGTGAGGGAGCGCATGGGGCCATAGATGGCGAGGGCGGAGAGGAGGTCGTGGTCGTTCCAAGGAATGTCAGTCACCCGGGTACCGTACGTGCGCTTGGGGTGACCTCCAGCCTTGGCGGCAAGGGACTTGGCCTGGGCAGAGCACAACACGGGCGGCGGAAGGTAGGCCAAACAAAAAAAGCCCCCACCCCTGTCCTTGGCCAAGTGCCCGGACAGGGGTGGGGGCTTGCTCATATGAGGTTGATGCAAGGAAAGACGGGCGGGCCCAGCTTGGGTCAAGGTGACGGATCGGGCCGGGACCTTCGGCTGCAGTCGCGGCTTGACCCAGGTGTCATAGGCGTTCTGCAATCCGGCGATCAGGGTGCATAAGGTTTGGGTGGTGAGCCCACCCGCGCAGAGGAGCCGAGCGGCAGGAAGCCAGGTATGGCCGCAGCAGCTGCGCGAGTACCAGGAGCACCAGGTTACGCGCTCGTGCCCTTGATCTCCAGCGCGAACCTCAGGGAGAAAATCCTGGTCAGTCCAAGGGGGGCTATCCCCTGGTCACCGGACCTGCACTTGGGGTGACCTCCAGCCTTGGCGGCAACGACTTGGCTCAGTCAGAGCACAGCACGGGCAGCGGAAGGTAGGCCAAATAAGAAAGCCCCGCCCCTGTCCGTGCCCGAATGTCGGGATAGAGGCTGGGGCTTACTCATCAGGACAACGCAGCATGAGACAAGCAGGCTCAGCTGAGGTCAATGCCCAGTAATGAATGTCGCGATCTTCCCCTTCCGTCGTAACTTTACCCAGGTGTCGCAGACGCGCAGCAATCTGGCGATCAAGGTGTACAAGATCCGTGCGGTGAGTCTCTTTCGCAAGGGGCTATTCGGGGTCGCTGCCTAAGCATGTTTGCCCAGAGTCCCCCCATACCTGTGAGGGACGCCATGTGCCGCCTGCCCAAGTGCCACCCTGAGCCGGTCCCATCCCCACGCCTGTGGGGAACGCAAGGGCACTGGGAAGACGATCATCGACAGCAACGGTCCATCCCCACGCCTGTGGGGAATGCGCCTCCTCGACCATCTGGTAGAAGCGGCAGTCCGGTCCATCCCCACGCCTGTGGGGAACGCCAGCCAGACGAGAACCATTCCCACTAATCCCCCGGTCCAGCCCCACGCCTGTGGGGAACGCTCACGTAGTTTGCGGATGTTGTCAGTCTCCACCGGTCCAGCCCCACGCCTGTGGGGAACGCTGCATGTTCAGGTTGAGGTTCATGGGATGCTCCGGTCCATCCCCACGCCTGTGGGGAACGCGACCTGGGAATCAGCCCTTTCATGGAGGAGAACGGTCCATCCCCACGCCTGTGGGGAACGCTTCGTATCAACGGGTCACAACTCTACGCCATTCGGTCCATCCCCACGCCTGTGGGGAACGCCACCACGGCTGCGCCAGATCCTCGCCAGCTCTCGGTCCATCCCCACGCCTGTGGGGAACGCGGCCGGCCGCCGGGCCGCCGCGCCGCCGGAACCGGTCCATCCCCACGCCTGTGGGGAACGCGGGCCAGTAATGAGGGCATCACCGTTCAGGCCCGGTCCATCCCCACGCCTGTGGGGAACGCCAGCCGACCAAAGTCGCCCCGTCCGAGTTTGCCGGTCCATCCCCACGCCTGTGGGGAACACAGGTGAACGCCGTGTCAGAGGAACAGGGCGGGCGGTCCATCCCCACGCCTGTGGGGAACGCCAGATAGGGCTGATCCCCCTGGAGCAGGGCGTCGGTCCATCCCCACGCCTGTGGGGAACGCGGCGAGCGCGTCCGGCGTGAGGTAGACCGTCACGGTCCATCCCCACGCCTGTGGGGAACGCAGCAGGGGGTCGGTGAACGTCTCGATGATGTACGGTCCATCCCCACGCCTGTGGGGAACGCAGGGCCTGGAAGACGCCGAACTGAAGACCGCGCGGTCCATCCCCACGCCTGTGGGGAACGCTCATGCCCAAAGTGGCCCAGGCGAAAGCCAAACGGTCCATCCCCACGCCTGTGGGGAACGCAAATACTGCTCGATGTCCTGGCGCTTGGGCATCGGTCCATCCCCACGCCTGTGGGGAACGCGGCTCGGACACGGACGCCGTGCTGGAGAAGACCGGTCCATCCCCACGCCTGTGGGGAACGCGAATGGGGCGGGCTCAGGGGGAGTCGGTCAGACGGTCCATCCCCACGCCTGTGGGGAACGCGTGCAACATAACAACGGAAACCCGCGCCCACCCGGTCCATCCCCACGCCTGTGGGGAACGCAAAGAAGGCGAGTTCAAGAGCATCGCGCCGTCCGGTCCATCCCCACGCCTGTGGGGAACGCGACTACGCGCAGGGCCTGGAGGCGCTGGCCAACGGTCCATCCCCACGCCTGTGGGGAACGCAGCCCCTCAAGCCTAGTCGTGCACGGACAGGGCGGTCCATCCCCACGCCTGTGGGGAACGCCGCAGAACGCCAGCCACGCCCACCGCCTCACGGGTCCATCCCCACGCCTGTGGGGAACGCCCGATCCAGCCGCGCGCGGCTGGGCTGAGTCCCGGTCCATCCCCACGCCTGTGGGGAACGCGTTAGCCTCGCCGGACAGAATGAACGCGGCGACGGTCCATCCCCACGCCTGTGGGGAACGCCACATCCCAGAGGTACTCGCCCTCTAGGCAGACGGTCCATCCCCACGCCTGTGGGGAACGCGGTGTAGCTCGAGATGCCGAGGATCCCGGCCACGGTCCATCCCCACGCCTGTGGGGAACGCGGTGTAGCTCGAGATGCCGAGGATCCCGGCCACGGTCCATCCCCACGCCTGTGGGGAACGCGCCATCGGACTGCCCCCCACCTGCGGGGCCGCCGGTCCATCCCCACGCCTGTGGGGAACGCTAGGGCGTCTTGATCCGCAGGCGCCCAATACCCGGTCCATCCCCACGCCTGTGGGGAACGCCTCCCCCATGAGGACGTTGCACAGGTCAAGCACGGTCCATCCCCACGCCTGTGGGGAACGCGAGTAGGTCGCGTTCCCCGCTCGTGAGCTTGGCGGTCCATCCCCACGCCTGTGGGGAACGCATGGGGTGCGCGGCTGCTGAGTGGGGCTACTGCGGTCCATCCCCACGCCTGTGGGGAACGCGGGTGCATCCAATGGAGCCCAGTACGCTGCCACGGTCCATCCCCACGCCTGTGGGGAACGCCTGGCCGAAGTTCGCGGCAAGCTGCGAGAGTGCGGTCCATCCCCACGCCTGTGGGGAACGCTGACGGCTACTAAAGGAGGAACCATTATGTCGCGGTCCATCCCCACGCCTGTGGGGAACGCCATGTCGCCGGGGCGTTCCAGAGTGGGGTTGTAGGTCCATCCCCACGCCTGTGGGGAACGCGCCCAGAAATCGCGCGGGGTGGTCCAGTCGTGCGGTCCATCCCCACGCCTGTGGGGAACGCGCCAGCTTCAAGGCAGAGCTGAGGAAGCGCGGCGGTCCATCCCCACGCCTGTGGGGAACGCTGCGGGATGACCGCACCCCATGGGGTGAATTACGGTCCATCCCCACGCCTGTGGGGAACGCGTTCGGTAGCTCTGGAACTCGGGAGTAATGCACGGTCCATCCCCACGCCTGTGGGGAACGCGTGGCCTGTTCGTCCTGGCGCTTGATCAGGACCGGTCCATCCCCACGCCTGTGGGGAACGCGCAACGCTCGAAGAGGCCCAGGCCGCCGCAGACGGTCCATCCCCACGCCTGTGGGGAACGCGAGCTGGTGCTGCTGCGCGCGCTCGTGCAGGACGGTCCATCCCCACGCCTGTGGGGAACGCCTCAGCCGAGCGGGCGGGACCCATATCGGCGGCGGTCCATCCCCACGCCTGTGGGGAACGCGGATGGAGGCGGAAGCGTGAGCTGGATTGATGCGGTCCATCCCCACGCCTGTGGGGAACGCCACCTGCACGGCCTGGACCTGGAAGAGCTGCACGGTCCATCCCCACGCCTGTGGGGAACGCCGTCGCTTCGTCCTCGTCGCCTCTCCCCCTCCCGGTCCATCCCCACGCCTGTGGGGAACGCAATCTGAACGGAGGCCAGCGAGTCCTAAAAGCCGGTCCATCCCCACGCCTGTGGGGAACGCTGGCGGAGCGGGCGGAGCGTCGTCGTCCAGCTCGGTCCATCCCCACGCCTGTGGGGAACGCACTTCAGAACTACGCTCTTTTCCTAGCGTCAATCCGCCGTAAGGCGCAGGCCCATAGGCGGATACACATTACAATTTGTCATCATCCTCGGGAGGGTCGTATTCCCCCTGCAACTCTATATGACGGGCGTTGCGAATGGCGACGAGTTGGAAGCCGTCAAGGCTCACCAATGTGCGGTGCGGGTCGCCGTACATCCGTACGGCGAAGCCCTGCTCGTTGTTCGCACGGTAAATCTGGGTACAGCGGCCGGTGCGCGCGTTCTGCACGGCCTTATCCCACAATAGATCGCGTACCAAGGCGGTCGCGTTGCCGACATACACGCCGGGCTGCACCTCCATCAGCCAGCGGCTCAGCTCACCCCGCAGCGACGGTGGCACAGCCTCCAACGTCATAACAATCACGCGTGGTTCACGCCGCCTTGCACGTCGCCCAAAGGGTCCCACAGGTCGCCGGGGGCCGTCGGATCAGGGTCCATATCGTCGCCACCAAGTAGGAGGTGGAGGTCGGCTGCCATGCGTTCCAGCAGCCGCAGGTTGGTCATGTGGTCGCGCAGACCGGTACGCACGCGGCGCTCCAGGTCGTCGCCAGGCGTGGCCGCTTCGCGGAAGGCAGTAGGTAGCACCACCTCAATTTTGTAGAGGTCGGCCACATCGTACACAAAGGACAGCATTTTGCCGGTATGCACAAACCCCAGCGCTGGACTATAGCCAGTCGCCAGGATCGCTGCGTGCGCCAGCCCGTACACGCAGGCGTTGCCCGCACTCAGGGCCTTGTTAATGGGCGTGGCGCGCTCCCAGTCGGTCTGCTTGTACTGGCGTTGTTCCCACCTGACGCCGTAGGCCCTGCTGTAGCGGGCATAAGCGTCACGTACCCGCGCCCCCTCATGGCCGCGAATCTGCTGGAGGGTCAGGCCATCGGGGAGGCCGCCGGGAAAGCGCATGGCGTACATCTGCCGCACGACGCGCAGCCGGGTATCGGGGTTGGCCCACAGCCGGGCCTGCCGTTGCAGACGCAGGGCGCTGCGGCTCTCGCCCAGGCCGCTGGCGTACAAGCGTACGCCGCCCTCACCCACCCACAGCACCGAGCAGCCCGTGTCTGAGAGTGCCTTGACGGCCTCGTGACTGACCGAGCAGCCCGGCCCCAGCAGCAATACACCCAGACTGGCAACTGGCAACGTGATCATGCCCTCGGGATGATAGGCCCGCACACCTCGGCCATCTTGTTCCAGCCGCGTATGTTCGAGGTACAGATACGAAGTCCCGTCCCTGAATTTAGGTAACTCGCGCAGGTTCTGGCGGTGCCAGATGATGCCGTTTCCAGCGCCATTCCCCGTCATGGCGCGAGACTCAGCAGGCCGCAGCCCAGACTCTTGGCGTGACCTAGGCCACCACGCACGGCTCCTGCCAGCGCCACCGGGTTGAGCACTTGCAAAGCGCCCTCAAAGGCCACGGTATACAGCGTGATGGTCGTGCGGCCCTTGCGCGTCCGTACCCGCCCCGTCCCAGTAATGTCGGCCCCCAACACCTCAAAACCGTGACGGTCGCCCTGGCGATCCAGCCAAGCCAACTGTTCATCGGGATGGTGCAGGCCGTGGCGGGCCGTGTGGCCGCGCTCGTCGACACGCCGTACCGTCACGTTGGCATGCAACCGGAAGTGCAGCACGCGCCCCGGCGTCAGGGCGTGGCGCAGATCCAGCGTCCGCACCTCCCAGCCGCTCAGGTACCCGGGGTCGCGGGCATTCAGCGCGCCCCAGTCGGGTGGGGTCACGCTCTGGACAAGGAGGGCAGGTACGGCCTCACCCGTCTCGGGGTCAGCGGCCACCTCGCGCCGCCACAGCAGCCGTTCGCCATCCGGAAGTAATGTGTCCGGCTGTCCCGCGCCTGGAAAGGCCCAGCGTAGCGTCTGGTGCAGGGCGTAGGGGCTGCCCAGGTCGCGCGCCGTATGTTGGTGCTGTGCACTAGGAAAGAGGCGCGACAAGTGCAGAGGAATTGCCTGAACGGTCATGTCGTCACCTTCTGGAATGGATACGGCTGGGGCGAGTGCAGAGCGGGTAGCATTTCGGTCCACCCCACCACGTCGCGAAGGGTGTAGCGGCGCTGCGCGAAGGGGGCCGCTGGGTCGTCGCGGCGCTCGCCGGGCGTGACATGCCGCAATGGCCCCGGCCCCTCGCGGCGATCCACCATAAAGCGGTAAGGGCCATCGCTATCGCCCGTACGGCGCAGGGTGGGCGCGTCCCGCAGGGTGTCCAGCAATGGGCTGGTACGCAGGGCCTCAGGCCACCACAGCGGCACACTGGGTACGAAGGCCTTGCGGCCCAGGCTCAGGGGCCAGTAGGGATTGCGCAGAGCCGCGTGCAAATCGGCCAGCAGCTCCGGGTCACCCGATAGGGCCGCCCAGAAGGCTGCGTCCGATAGATAGGCCCGCCGCGTCAAGCTGGTTTCGGCCTTACGGCTGCCTGGGTAGAGCTGCGCGGTGTGGTAATCGTGCAGGGGTAGCCCCGGCCGGTCCACCCGCACTCCGAAGGCCAGAGCTGCGAGATGCGTGACTGGTTCAGCGCGGTCGATGCCCAGAGCCGCCGCCGCCAGCCCCAGCACACCACTCTTGGTTGGCTCGGCCTCGGTGTCGCGGTCGTCGAAGCGGCTGCGCGTGCCCCACGACTGCATAGAGCCAGCCAGGGGAATCAGGAGGGTCTTCACCCCCGCGCCGCCTTCAGGGTGGCAAAGATGGTACGGGCATCGGCCACCGTCGCCTCAATGAGGGCCTGCACGCTAGGCTGCGCGTCTCCCAGCGGCCCAAAAGTCTGCTCGTCCACCGCGTTGACATACCGTCCCCGGCCCTCGTCTCCAAAAATCCGGTCCTGCCGCAGCTTCTCGGCAGCCAGCCCCTGCATGCTGGGGTTCAGGAAGCCCTCGGTGCTGGCCTTCACGGCCTTCTCGAAGGCGTTGGCAAGGTTACGCGGGCTGGCGTTCTCGCGCACGACTTGTACCATCAGCCCCGGTGCATTGTGGGCGGCAAAGGTGTTCTGCTTGCCGGACGGCGCGGCGTAGATGCTGGCCTCCAAGAAGGCGCGTAGGCCGCGCTCGGCCAGTTCAGCGTCGCCGCCCAGATTGTCCAGCAGCTTCTGGAGATCCACACAGGCGTAGCGGTAGTACGTCGCGCTGCCGAACTCGACCGTGCCCAGCATGTCGGCCCCCGCCGTGTCAGACGGCTTAAGATCATCCACCGCCGTATAGAAGTCGAACTCGCGGCCCCGCATAGCATGCGTGCCCAGGGCGTGAGCTACCTGCGCCGCCGCGTCAGCGTTCTTTTCGGGGAGATCAGCCAGCATTCGCCCGAAGAGGGCCACGTCCACAGCGCGCGAGCCGTTCAGGGCTTTATCCAACTCTTTGGCGAGGTCGCCGGGTAGAGCCGTCTTCTTGCTCTTGGCCTTCTTACTACCCATCTCGGCCGGACCCTCACTCAACACGTCCCAGTGGGTATCGATCAGGGCAGCCACCCGGTTCAGCTCGTCGCGGCCCAGGAACAGCAGGTACTGGCTCTTACCCTCCTTGACGGGTAAGCCCAAGCCACCCAGCGCCGTCTCGGCGGCAGCCAGGGCGGCGGTCTCATCACGCTGGTGGTTCCTGTGCAGAATGCGAGCGATTTCTTCGTGTGCCCGTTTGGTCCGCTCGCCCATTTCGTCGGGCGTGAGGGTCCCCCGCGCCTTGAAGTCCATCCGCATGGCCCGCTTGAAGCTCTGCGAGCTGACGCGCGCCCGCCGTGTACCGCCGAAATAGGCGTCCTTGGGGCTGCCGGTATCGTCGCGGTTGAGGTTGCTAGGCGCGAAGTTCTGGAGATAGTGCAATTCTAGAAGGGCTTTCACAGCGTATCGTCTCCTTCGTCCTCGTCGGGGAGGGTGGGGTCGGGGCGCGGGGGCAAGTTGGGGGCCGGGGTCTCGCTCTGGGCAGACGTTTCGGCAGGGTCGGTGTCCGGCAGACGCTCGGCGCGGCGGTAGAAGTCACGTGCCCAGCGGCGGCGCACCTCGTCTCCGTACTCGTCGTGGTCCCATAGGTTCACGTCACGCAGCAGTTGCACCCAGTCGGGGGTGTGGTCGCCTGCATGCAGCAGGGTCACGGCCTGGCGCAGCGCGTAGGGTAGAGCATCGGTGTCGGCGTCCAGCAGGGCTAGAAAGCGTTTTTCGGTGCTGGGGCGCTGGTCCTGCGCCAGATACAGCCCGCCAAAGGTCTGCCCGAACGACTCGCGCCGCTCCGGGGCCGGGGCTTCGGTTTCCGTGGTGTCGTCCGGGCGCTCAACCAGGGCGTACAGCCCAGCAACAAGCGCCAGCGCCTGCCACTGCCCTGCTCCCGGTGTGCCCAGACCCGAGCGGAGGAACACGCCTGCCAGCCAGGGCACGCTCTGGCCGGGGCGGTCGTCACCCAGCGAGCGCCGGAGCTGGGCCAGTTGTCCCCGGTCCAGCCGCGACAGGTGGCGTACCAGCCTCTCGTGGGGTGTGGCTTCGGGTGCGGTCTGGGTCATGGGGTGGCCTCCTGGGTGGGGCTGGAATCTGGGGTCGGGGGCGGGGCCGTGCCGGCATGCAGAGCCTTCAGGGCGTACTCCAGGGTGGCCTGCGGGCTGAGCTGGAGCTTGCCCTGCACGCGGCGCGGGCGGTACGCGTAGCCGTGGACCGCGCCGCCTGCTCCGACCCCCTGAAGGTTGAGGCCCCAGGCCCGCCTCGCTTCGCGCGTCACGGCCCCGCGCCAGTCGGTCAGGGCCGTGTCCGGGGTGTCCAGATCGGCCAGCAGCACGCGGAAGGGGTGTTCCAGCGCTGCCCAGTACGCCCCCAAGCCGGGCAGGGTCTGCACGAGGTCGGCCAGATCGTCCTTGTGAGGTTCACGTTCTCCGCCGCGCGACAGGACTTCGGCCGCGAGCTTGCGGGTCGCACCACGCAGGCCGTCGGCTACGGCTTTTGCACCGCTCAGGGCGTTGTGGATGTGGTCCGCGAATCCGGCTTCATCGGTCACGAAGGCTTCGGGCAGCGTGTAGGTTTCCTGCCGGTACGCGAAGGCCTTGCCCTGGTCGCTGAGCAACCCGGTCACACTCAGGCCTAGGGTCTGGGACCGCCCCGCCTCGCGCAGCAGCTCACGGGCCCCGGTCAGGATGGCAGGGGGGCGCCCGGTGCGCTCGCTGAAAGTCGCGGTCTGTCCTCCGCCCTTTCCCCGGATCTTCGTGGCATATTCGACGTGTGGGTCGGGCAGCAGAGCGCTCAGGTCGCGCCACAGCAGTTGCTCGCGCCGTAGCTTGAGAGGAAAATACTCCGGCTTCTTAGGGTCGGCGGGCGGGCGCAGCGTGACCATCGGATCGATGGCTGCGCCCTCGCCCTCGGGTGCCCCCACGAACGGCACCCCCGCCGCAAAGCCGATGGCTGTGACCCGGACCACTCCGGCATCGTCCACCTCCGGCACCAGCCGCACACTGCGAGCCGGCCAAGTGTAGCGGTCGGCCCAGCCTAGCGGGGTTTCGGTGGCCTCGTCCTCGTACAGTTCGCGCATGAACTGCACTGTCAGCGGTTCGCGCTCCCACACGGCACGGTCGCGGCCCTGCGCTGCGTAGACTGGCAGGTTCAGGCACAGCGTCTCGTGCAGGTCGCGGCCCTGCGCGGCACTCAGAGCGAAGGTGGCGACGGGCGCGGCCTTCGCTGCTGTCGTAAAGCGTTTGATCAGCCCACCCAGCAGGAAGGTCTGCCCCTCGACCAGTCGCCGCGCCGCCTCGGCAGGAGTCAGGGCGTCGGTGCGCTCGCCGCCAGGCCGGGCCGCCACGTTGAACAGCGGCGAAGTGTTGGCGCTGCCCACCTCGGTGCCTAGGCGCGTCCAGTGGCTGCGGTATTTGCCCCCTTCCAGGTCCGGGGTCAGATCACGCACCTGCCAGAAGGGACGCTCGGGGTGGAACAAATCAAAGCCCTCTTCCCACTCCGCGAAATACGCCTCCAGCTTCTCGGCCGGAAAGCCGTTTAGGAACCATCTGGCGGTTTCCTCGGCGTTGCGGGGCCCGGCCAAGGCGCGGTGCAGCAGCGCGAGGCTCAGGCGCAGCAGCGCCACCGTGACCAGAGGCGAGGGGTCGTCGATGCAGCTCAGGTCGCGGGCGCGCAGCAGCAACTCACGCAGGCCCACCTCCCGGATGGGGCCACCGCCGACAGGCCGGACAGGAATCCAGGGTTCGTGCAGCAGATTGAACGTGGGTGGACTGTTCATACGGACCTCCGGAGTCAGGGCAAAGCGGCGGGGTGGTCGTAGCGGCTTAGGGCATCGCGTAATTCCTGGAGCCACGCCTCGCGCACGGCGGGCGGTGACAGCACTTCGGCGCGCGGTCCCCAGCTGAGCAGAAAGGGCAGTAGCTCGCGCGGGGTGCCGGTCGCATCTATGCCGGCCCGGAACTCCATCTCGACCGCGCCGTCGCGGCGGATGAGGGTGGCGTTGGGAAAGCCGCCTTCCAGCACGCGGTACGCGGCCTCGGGGGCAAAACGCACGGTGACAGTCACGGTCGCCCCGCCGCCAATAACGCCCCAGGCGTCACTGAGAAAGGCGCGCGGATCGAAGTCGGGGTCCGGTTCATAGCGGTCAGGATGCAGGGCGAGGTTGTGCATCCGCGAAAGCTTGAAGGTCCGCACCTGTCCCCGTCGCCGCCTTTCGAGCCCGATCACGTAGGGCGCGAGGTTGGTCCGGCTGATCTCGATGAAGTAGACGCATAATTCGTTGCCAGTCTCGGTATCGCCATTGGGCCGGCGGTAGTCGAAACTCAGGACGCGACTGTCTATCCAGGCAGAGGCCACCCATTCCATGTGGCGCTCGGTGAAGGGCGTCGCACCGGTGTCATTCACGCTGGCGTTCAGGGTGTAGCGGATGTGCTCGGGCAACATCATGGAAATGCGCTGGAGGGCCTCGCGGTAGTGGCTGTTCAGTGCGGGGGCGTGGTGGTGCGCCAGCCGGAGGGCCGCATATGCCGCCAGCGCCTCAACTGGGCGCAGCAAAGTGCCGTGCTTGGAAATCGAGTAGGTCTTGCCCCGGCGGTTCACACTATCGGGACCCATATGGCTAAGGGCGTCGATGTCCCGCTGGATACTGCGCTGGCAGACATCATATTTGCGCGCCAGTTCGGCGGTGGTCCAGGGCCGGGCCTGGAGATCGTCGCGCAGCCGCGACAACCGCTTGGCCTTATCCCAAATTTTGGTCTGCCGCAGGTTGGGGGTACGCGGCGGTGGGTCAGCGGGCACAGCGCCTGTGGGGTCGCTCATGCCACGTAGCGTGACCTATGGATGTCTCAGTGGCGTCGCATCAGGCGAGACCCATGCCATATCGCGCAGCAAATCTCAGTCCCGCTGAAGCAACTCCTGCTCACGCTCTAAGACCCAGGGCAAGTGGACTCCACGCATGAACATCTCGACGCTGCAGCTCCCTCTCCCAAGGTCGCTGGTCCAGCGTGCCGAGCGGTCGAGGAGATAGGTGCCCATGTCGTAGCGCACGCTGCCTGGCCATCCGAGCGCTGTCCGCAGGTTACGAACTACCCGAGATACGCGCTGCCCAGCCAGGCGCTTGGTGCGGGGCGTGCGGTCGTCAAGCACAGCCATCAAGCTCTCAGTCCTAAGGTCACCATCGAGAACCAAGGCAGCCAGCAGGGTCACCTCCAGATCACTCAGGCGTACGCGCCGGC contains:
- a CDS encoding helix-turn-helix transcriptional regulator — protein: MSDPTGAVPADPPPRTPNLRQTKIWDKAKRLSRLRDDLQARPWTTAELARKYDVCQRSIQRDIDALSHMGPDSVNRRGKTYSISKHGTLLRPVEALAAYAALRLAHHHAPALNSHYREALQRISMMLPEHIRYTLNASVNDTGATPFTERHMEWVASAWIDSRVLSFDYRRPNGDTETGNELCVYFIEISRTNLAPYVIGLERRRRGQVRTFKLSRMHNLALHPDRYEPDPDFDPRAFLSDAWGVIGGGATVTVTVRFAPEAAYRVLEGGFPNATLIRRDGAVEMEFRAGIDATGTPRELLPFLLSWGPRAEVLSPPAVREAWLQELRDALSRYDHPAALP